A single window of Martelella sp. NC20 DNA harbors:
- a CDS encoding SDR family NAD(P)-dependent oxidoreductase translates to MAGHMLITGAGGGIGSATARMAAARGYAVSLMVRPSGSKEASVLLDEIAVKGGEAQVVTADVTSEGDIVDAFKRAVDRFGPLTVLMNSAGIAYNAPVSALGSEDIARVMAVNVVGLMLCCREAVGHMSTETGGQGGSIVNISSMAATIGGRPGASVYAASKGAVDVFTTGFAREVADQGIRVNSVRPGMIATKMTANLEHDAALKKSVEASIPMKRIGQPEEIAEIVLWLSSPAASFVTGAHINAGGGGFHIASS, encoded by the coding sequence ATGGCCGGACATATGCTGATTACCGGCGCCGGCGGCGGCATCGGTTCCGCCACGGCGCGCATGGCGGCGGCACGCGGCTACGCCGTGAGCCTGATGGTGCGTCCCTCGGGCAGCAAGGAAGCCTCGGTGCTTCTGGACGAGATCGCTGTAAAGGGCGGAGAGGCACAGGTGGTGACCGCCGATGTGACCAGCGAGGGCGATATCGTCGATGCGTTCAAAAGGGCGGTCGACCGGTTCGGCCCCCTCACGGTGCTGATGAACTCGGCCGGCATTGCCTACAACGCGCCGGTCAGCGCGCTCGGCTCCGAAGACATAGCCCGGGTGATGGCGGTGAATGTCGTCGGCCTGATGCTCTGCTGCCGCGAGGCTGTCGGCCACATGTCGACTGAAACCGGCGGACAAGGCGGTTCGATCGTCAATATTTCATCGATGGCGGCAACCATCGGCGGCCGTCCCGGGGCGAGCGTCTATGCCGCCTCGAAAGGCGCGGTGGACGTTTTCACCACGGGGTTCGCGCGCGAGGTCGCGGATCAGGGCATTCGCGTCAACAGCGTCAGGCCCGGCATGATCGCGACGAAGATGACCGCCAATCTGGAACACGATGCTGCTCTCAAGAAATCGGTGGAGGCTTCTATCCCGATGAAGCGGATAGGACAGCCGGAGGAGATCGCGGAGATCGTCCTGTGGCTCAGTTCGCCGGCGGCCTCTTTCGTGACCGGTGCACATATCAACGCCGGCGGCGGTGGATTTCACATCGCGTCTTCCTGA
- a CDS encoding SDR family NAD(P)-dependent oxidoreductase: MLMSANWDFSVQGKRVLITGGLGGIGSALAEGFVRCGAEVIVTGRAPDRAPPEGCRYEAVDLTNDADVDRLAERTGAIDTLIHCAGQIEREREMQPDGFNAVLDVHLTGALRLANAYRAGLAARGGAIINIASMFSYYGAPHIPAYAAAKAGVVSLTKSLALSFAEEGIRVNAIAPGWIRTPMTERGRADPEIRQKVLTRLPKGGDWADPDELCGTAVFLASSASRMITGVTIPVDGGYTAA; this comes from the coding sequence ATGCTGATGTCGGCGAACTGGGATTTTTCGGTGCAAGGCAAGCGCGTTTTGATCACCGGTGGTCTGGGCGGCATCGGCTCGGCGCTGGCGGAGGGTTTTGTCCGCTGTGGCGCGGAGGTCATCGTCACTGGTCGAGCGCCTGATCGTGCACCGCCCGAGGGCTGCCGATACGAAGCCGTGGACCTCACGAATGATGCCGATGTGGACCGTCTTGCCGAACGAACCGGCGCGATCGATACGCTGATCCACTGCGCCGGACAGATCGAGCGCGAACGGGAGATGCAGCCTGATGGTTTCAACGCGGTGCTCGACGTTCATCTGACCGGTGCGCTGCGGCTTGCCAATGCCTATCGCGCGGGACTTGCCGCGCGCGGCGGCGCGATCATCAATATCGCCTCGATGTTTTCCTATTACGGCGCGCCGCATATACCGGCCTATGCGGCTGCAAAGGCCGGCGTGGTGTCGCTGACGAAATCGCTGGCGCTTTCCTTTGCGGAGGAGGGCATCCGGGTCAACGCGATCGCGCCCGGCTGGATCCGTACGCCGATGACCGAGCGCGGCCGGGCCGACCCGGAGATCCGTCAGAAAGTTCTGACCAGATTGCCGAAGGGCGGCGACTGGGCCGATCCGGACGAGCTCTGCGGTACAGCGGTGTTCCTGGCATCGTCGGCGTCGCGCATGATCACCGGCGTCACGATCCCGGTCGATGGCGGATATACAGCCGCATAG
- a CDS encoding sulfatase family protein — protein MTDTRPNIVFVITDQQRHDTIRAMGFPYMDTPNLDALVEEGTAFSNMYVTSPCCAPSRASLFTGLYPHNSGVLRNDEVWPSTWVSDLAAAGYHCCNVGKMHTHPFEAPFGFHERHVVENKDRAHPNLPFFLDNWDKALMARGVEKPDRRSYRRRQDYATALGAFSWELDRDLHPDVFTGRLACRWLKEWNGTKPFFLQVGLPGPHPPYDPAPEDLEPYLDRDLPAPIPSDIEAQPKALQELQANHIRDDHDAVRHLAHPTDEQTRRQRAHYYANVSMIDGIIGEIRAALEQRGVAGNTIIIFTSDHGDCLNDHGHSQKWTMYEHSVRVPAIIHDPRRAGGTRVDDLVSLMDLGPTVLEFAGLAPPSWMEGISLAPCTRGETEAPIRTEVFAELARDMIQSNAAFFTMIRTGPWKLVHISGTTEGQLFNLENDPDECINLWDDANHADMRRQLTARLLEWRIESGLAAQGWLGRVAC, from the coding sequence GTTTTCCCTACATGGATACGCCCAATCTCGACGCGCTGGTGGAAGAGGGTACGGCCTTTTCGAACATGTATGTGACGTCGCCGTGCTGCGCGCCGTCGCGGGCGAGCCTGTTCACCGGGCTCTATCCGCACAATTCAGGCGTCCTGCGCAATGACGAGGTCTGGCCCTCGACCTGGGTCAGCGATCTGGCGGCGGCCGGCTATCACTGCTGCAATGTCGGAAAGATGCATACCCATCCCTTCGAGGCGCCGTTCGGCTTTCATGAGCGCCATGTCGTCGAGAACAAGGACCGGGCCCATCCGAACCTGCCGTTCTTCCTCGACAACTGGGACAAGGCGCTGATGGCGCGCGGCGTCGAGAAACCCGACCGCCGCAGCTACCGCCGCCGGCAGGACTATGCGACCGCGCTCGGCGCGTTTTCATGGGAGCTCGACCGGGACCTGCATCCGGACGTCTTCACCGGCCGGCTCGCCTGCCGCTGGCTGAAGGAATGGAATGGGACAAAACCGTTCTTCCTTCAGGTCGGCCTGCCCGGGCCGCATCCGCCCTACGATCCCGCGCCGGAGGACCTGGAGCCCTATCTCGACCGCGACCTGCCGGCGCCCATTCCCTCGGACATAGAGGCGCAGCCGAAGGCGCTGCAGGAACTGCAGGCAAACCATATCCGCGACGATCACGACGCGGTGCGCCACCTCGCGCATCCGACCGATGAACAGACCCGGCGCCAGCGTGCGCATTACTACGCCAATGTCTCGATGATCGACGGCATCATCGGGGAGATCAGGGCAGCGCTCGAACAACGCGGCGTGGCCGGTAACACGATCATCATCTTCACCTCCGATCACGGCGATTGTCTAAACGACCACGGCCATAGCCAGAAATGGACGATGTACGAACATTCCGTGCGCGTTCCGGCGATCATTCACGATCCGCGCCGCGCCGGCGGAACCCGCGTCGACGATCTCGTCTCGCTCATGGATCTCGGGCCGACCGTGCTGGAATTTGCGGGCCTTGCTCCCCCTTCATGGATGGAAGGCATATCGCTCGCGCCCTGCACCCGGGGTGAAACCGAAGCGCCGATCAGGACCGAGGTCTTCGCCGAGCTGGCGCGCGACATGATCCAGAGCAACGCGGCGTTCTTCACCATGATCCGGACCGGGCCGTGGAAGCTGGTGCACATTTCCGGAACGACGGAAGGGCAGCTCTTCAATCTCGAGAACGATCCGGACGAATGCATCAATCTCTGGGACGATGCGAACCATGCCGACATGCGCCGGCAACTGACCGCGCGGCTTCTGGAATGGCGCATCGAGAGTGGCCTCGCCGCCCAGGGCTGGCTCGGAAGGGTGGCATGCTGA